One genomic segment of Rhizobium viscosum includes these proteins:
- a CDS encoding GGDEF domain-containing protein, which yields MPTAAANALNTREATRPAPATDVQKVAQHMMRLNVAGLPRNYELFHEALIGLNAGLAQDIAALGPHPHQEALDELGLRYRLVGHYGLADDRSRNETSRVLKETAERLAEGRLHHQAFTRACETILKSVSGQQDQQSLADFMAEVEYLAASLSAVLAAERTIGTRLEEEIERLTALERGISTVQAAAITDKITGLPNRIGLNRALDDLYCQEEGAAGSALIMIDIDDFKELTARYGAQTGNKLLKKLAGLFRKTVKKNDFVARLEADEFALLFANVGMQDALAIAERLRSSVEDNLVFAASDRSEASGLTISVGVALSGDAATSGQLQANARVALLAAQSNPRVPVQAFGRQGVRL from the coding sequence ATGCCGACTGCCGCTGCAAATGCATTGAATACGCGCGAGGCGACCCGGCCGGCGCCGGCAACCGACGTGCAGAAAGTCGCTCAGCACATGATGCGGCTGAACGTGGCAGGCCTGCCGCGCAACTATGAACTGTTCCATGAGGCACTGATCGGCCTGAATGCCGGGCTGGCACAGGATATCGCTGCCCTCGGCCCGCATCCGCATCAGGAAGCTCTGGACGAACTCGGCCTGCGCTACAGGCTCGTCGGCCATTATGGGCTGGCGGACGACCGCTCGCGCAACGAAACGAGCCGCGTGCTTAAGGAGACGGCGGAGCGGCTCGCCGAAGGTCGCCTGCATCACCAGGCATTCACACGCGCTTGCGAGACAATCCTCAAATCCGTCTCGGGCCAGCAGGACCAGCAGAGCCTTGCCGATTTCATGGCCGAGGTCGAGTATCTCGCCGCTTCCCTTTCAGCCGTTCTCGCAGCGGAACGGACGATCGGCACGAGGCTGGAAGAGGAAATCGAGCGGTTGACGGCGCTGGAGCGGGGCATTTCCACCGTGCAGGCTGCCGCTATCACCGACAAGATCACCGGCCTGCCGAACCGTATCGGGCTCAATCGTGCGCTCGACGATCTCTACTGTCAGGAAGAGGGTGCGGCCGGCAGCGCGCTGATCATGATCGACATCGATGATTTCAAGGAGCTTACCGCCCGATACGGCGCGCAGACCGGCAACAAGCTTTTGAAGAAGCTTGCCGGCCTCTTCCGCAAGACGGTGAAGAAGAACGATTTCGTTGCGCGCCTGGAGGCCGACGAATTCGCCCTCCTCTTTGCCAATGTCGGCATGCAGGATGCGCTGGCGATCGCCGAGCGGCTGCGCAGTTCCGTCGAGGACAATCTCGTTTTCGCCGCCTCCGATAGGTCCGAAGCAAGCGGCCTGACGATTTCGGTCGGTGTGGCACTGAGCGGCGATGCGGCCACGTCGGGTCAGCTTCAGGCCAATGCCCGCGTAGCGCTGCTTGCCGCCCAGTCCAATCCGCGCGTGCCGGTGCAAGCCTTCGGCCGCCAAGGCGTCCGGCTATGA
- the uvrC gene encoding excinuclease ABC subunit UvrC codes for MNAKKLPDGGVLYDETDENDDDIIEVEGDASASPISAAVDWNAGSVNETGLVGADLIAEFVKRLPNSPGVYRMFNEAGDVLYVGKARSLKKRVGNYAMGRVHSNRIAQMVRQTANMEFVTTRTETEALLLEANLIKRLRPRFNVLLRDDKSFPYILITGDHRAPAIFKHRGARARKGDYFGPFASAGAVGRTINSLQRAFLIRTCTDSVFETRTRPCLLYQIKRCSGPCTHEVSDEGYAELVQEAKDFLSGKSQKVKEHMAEAMNAAAEDLDFERAAIYRDRLAALSHVQSHQGINPAGVEEADVFAIHHEGGISCIQVFFFRTGQNWGNRAYFPKADPQLSGAEVLNAFLAQFYDDKPVPRQIMLSETVEELELLAAALGEKAGHKVSILIPQRGEKRDLVEHVIANAREAHGRKLAETASQSRLLEGFKDTFGLPYVPQRVEIYDNSHIMGTNAVGGMVVAGPEGFVKNQYRKFNIKSTEITPGDDFGMMREVMTRRFSRLLKEEGIPDRSAQISAADVADMPFPAWPDVILIDGGQGQMTAVRAILDELGITDSVIAIGVAKGVDREAGRERFFAPGKGSFTLPPRDPVLYFIQRMRDEAHRFAIGSHRARRKKEMVKNPLDEIGGIGPSRKRALLQHFGTAKAVSRAALSDLMAVEGISETVAKQVYNHFHDDAAK; via the coding sequence ATGAATGCCAAGAAGCTGCCCGATGGCGGTGTTCTTTATGATGAGACCGACGAAAACGACGACGATATCATCGAGGTGGAAGGTGATGCTTCCGCTTCGCCGATTTCTGCAGCGGTCGACTGGAATGCCGGCAGCGTCAACGAAACCGGCCTTGTCGGCGCCGATCTGATCGCCGAATTCGTCAAGCGCTTGCCGAACAGCCCCGGTGTCTACCGCATGTTCAACGAGGCAGGTGACGTGCTCTATGTCGGCAAGGCCCGCAGCCTGAAGAAGCGCGTCGGCAACTACGCGATGGGTCGCGTGCATTCCAACCGCATCGCCCAGATGGTGCGTCAGACCGCCAACATGGAATTCGTCACGACGCGGACGGAGACCGAGGCGCTGCTCTTGGAAGCGAATCTGATCAAGCGCTTGCGGCCGCGCTTTAACGTGCTGCTGCGCGACGACAAGTCGTTTCCCTATATCCTGATAACAGGCGATCACCGCGCCCCCGCCATCTTCAAGCATCGCGGTGCGCGCGCCCGCAAGGGCGACTATTTCGGTCCCTTCGCCTCAGCCGGTGCCGTTGGCCGCACGATCAATTCGCTGCAACGCGCCTTCCTGATCCGCACCTGTACCGACAGCGTCTTCGAGACACGCACCCGGCCCTGCCTGCTCTACCAGATCAAGCGCTGTTCCGGGCCCTGCACGCATGAGGTCAGCGACGAGGGCTATGCGGAGCTCGTGCAGGAGGCCAAGGACTTTCTTTCCGGCAAGAGCCAGAAGGTGAAGGAGCACATGGCGGAGGCGATGAACGCTGCCGCCGAGGACCTGGATTTCGAGCGCGCCGCGATCTATCGCGACCGTCTTGCCGCGCTCTCGCATGTGCAGAGCCACCAGGGCATCAACCCGGCGGGCGTCGAGGAGGCCGATGTCTTTGCCATCCATCACGAAGGCGGGATTTCCTGCATCCAGGTGTTCTTCTTCCGCACGGGACAGAACTGGGGCAACCGCGCCTATTTCCCGAAGGCCGATCCGCAACTGTCAGGCGCCGAGGTGCTGAACGCCTTCCTCGCGCAATTCTACGACGACAAGCCGGTGCCGCGGCAGATCATGCTGTCGGAAACGGTCGAGGAACTGGAACTGCTGGCTGCCGCCTTGGGCGAAAAGGCCGGGCACAAGGTTTCGATCCTCATTCCGCAGCGCGGTGAAAAGCGCGACCTCGTCGAGCATGTCATCGCCAATGCCCGCGAGGCGCATGGCCGCAAGCTTGCTGAAACGGCTTCGCAATCACGGCTGCTGGAAGGCTTCAAGGACACGTTCGGCCTGCCCTATGTCCCGCAGCGCGTCGAGATCTACGACAACTCGCATATCATGGGCACGAATGCGGTCGGCGGCATGGTGGTCGCCGGGCCGGAAGGCTTCGTGAAAAACCAGTATCGCAAGTTCAACATCAAATCGACCGAGATCACGCCGGGCGACGACTTCGGCATGATGCGCGAAGTGATGACCCGGCGTTTCTCGCGTCTGCTGAAAGAAGAAGGCATTCCGGATCGCAGCGCGCAGATTTCGGCTGCCGATGTCGCCGACATGCCCTTCCCCGCTTGGCCGGACGTGATCCTGATCGACGGAGGTCAGGGACAGATGACGGCTGTGCGCGCCATTCTGGACGAACTCGGCATTACCGACAGCGTGATCGCCATCGGCGTGGCAAAGGGTGTGGACCGCGAGGCCGGCCGCGAGCGTTTCTTCGCACCCGGCAAGGGAAGCTTCACACTGCCGCCACGCGATCCGGTTCTCTATTTCATCCAGCGCATGCGCGACGAGGCGCACCGTTTCGCGATCGGCTCGCATCGGGCACGGCGCAAGAAGGAAATGGTCAAGAACCCGCTCGACGAGATCGGCGGCATCGGGCCTTCACGCAAAAGAGCATTGCTGCAGCATTTCGGAACGGCGAAGGCGGTGTCGCGCGCTGCCCTTTCCGATCTCATGGCGGTGGAAGGAATTTCGGAGACCGTCGCAAAGCAGGTCTACAATCATTTTCACGACGACGCCGCGAAATAA
- a CDS encoding glutathione S-transferase family protein, translating into MTRALYSLCGADERHFFSPHCWKAVMALAHKGLDFEEVPTTYSRIVDIGGGFSKTVPVLDDNGRLISDSFDIALYLEDTYPDRPSLFGGEGGKALSRLVEGYSQMMIHPAIMRIALLDIHSILDEGDKAYFRASRESRLGKPLEDFAAGREAEREAFAAKLEPMRHMLRFQPFIGGESPLFADYIVFGALQWLRIAAGLAMLAPDDPVMAWFERCLDLHESRGRTVTAA; encoded by the coding sequence ATGACGAGAGCTCTCTACTCCCTATGCGGCGCCGATGAGCGTCACTTCTTCTCGCCGCATTGCTGGAAAGCGGTGATGGCGCTCGCCCATAAGGGGCTCGACTTCGAAGAGGTTCCGACGACCTACAGCCGCATTGTCGATATCGGCGGTGGCTTCTCCAAGACCGTGCCGGTCCTAGATGACAATGGCCGGCTGATATCAGACAGTTTCGATATCGCCCTTTACCTGGAAGATACCTATCCGGACCGTCCGTCGCTATTTGGTGGCGAGGGCGGCAAGGCCCTGTCGCGTTTGGTCGAGGGTTATTCGCAGATGATGATCCATCCGGCGATCATGCGGATCGCGCTCCTCGATATTCATTCCATTCTCGATGAGGGCGACAAGGCCTATTTCCGCGCCAGCCGCGAAAGCCGTCTCGGCAAGCCGCTGGAGGATTTCGCCGCCGGACGCGAGGCGGAGAGGGAAGCCTTTGCCGCCAAGCTGGAGCCGATGCGCCACATGCTGCGCTTCCAGCCGTTCATCGGCGGCGAGAGCCCGCTCTTTGCCGACTACATCGTCTTTGGTGCGCTGCAATGGCTGCGCATCGCCGCCGGCCTTGCCATGCTGGCCCCTGACGATCCGGTCATGGCCTGGTTCGAACGCTGCCTCGATCTTCATGAAAGCCGGGGCCGGACTGTGACAGCGGCGTGA
- the ndk gene encoding nucleoside-diphosphate kinase, which produces MAIERTFSMIKPDATKRNLTGAITKMLEDAGLRVVASKRVWMSKREAEGFYAVHKERPFFGELVEGMTSGPTIVQVLEGEGAILKNREIMGATNPANADEGTIRKVHALSIGENSVHGSDAPETAAQEIKYWFSDTEIVG; this is translated from the coding sequence ATGGCGATTGAACGCACCTTCTCGATGATCAAGCCGGACGCAACGAAGCGCAACCTGACGGGCGCTATCACCAAGATGCTCGAAGATGCCGGCCTGCGCGTCGTCGCCTCCAAGCGCGTCTGGATGAGCAAGCGCGAAGCCGAAGGCTTCTACGCCGTTCACAAGGAACGTCCGTTCTTCGGCGAACTCGTCGAAGGCATGACCTCCGGCCCGACCATCGTTCAGGTTCTGGAAGGCGAAGGCGCCATCCTGAAGAACCGCGAAATCATGGGCGCAACCAACCCGGCAAACGCTGACGAAGGCACGATTCGCAAGGTTCATGCTCTGTCGATCGGCGAAAACTCGGTTCACGGTTCCGACGCTCCGGAAACGGCTGCCCAGGAAATCAAGTACTGGTTCTCCGATACCGAGATCGTCGGCTGA
- a CDS encoding CGNR zinc finger domain-containing protein — protein MSFSWTPHRFSGGALALDVANSVILRHDTARRIDRFEAEGQMERFPEAAQEFCAERALFGDIMPVGAQNRANFIELREATDRYFRRRVLEGSDDQLLAELLEALAHTLRGAAEKGLDAATAHSVLRLIAMPDSERMKICGNCGWLFIDRSKNKSRAWCDMAVCGNRAKAIRHYRRKKKEETP, from the coding sequence ATGAGCTTCTCCTGGACCCCTCACCGTTTTTCTGGTGGCGCATTGGCGCTCGATGTCGCCAACAGCGTCATCCTGCGTCACGATACTGCGCGCCGTATCGACCGCTTCGAGGCCGAAGGGCAAATGGAGCGTTTCCCTGAGGCGGCACAGGAATTTTGCGCCGAACGGGCACTTTTCGGCGACATAATGCCGGTCGGAGCGCAGAATAGGGCGAACTTCATCGAACTGCGCGAAGCGACGGACCGCTATTTCCGCCGGCGCGTGCTCGAGGGCAGTGACGACCAGCTTCTTGCCGAGTTGTTGGAGGCACTGGCGCACACACTGCGGGGGGCTGCGGAAAAGGGTCTCGATGCGGCAACGGCGCATTCGGTCTTGCGGCTGATCGCCATGCCAGATTCGGAGCGAATGAAGATCTGCGGCAATTGCGGCTGGCTGTTCATCGACCGCAGCAAAAACAAGAGCCGGGCCTGGTGCGATATGGCCGTCTGCGGCAACCGCGCCAAGGCCATCAGGCATTATCGGAGGAAAAAGAAGGAGGAGACGCCATGA
- a CDS encoding ABC-F family ATP-binding cassette domain-containing protein, translating into MITISDISARIAGRLLLDHASVSLPSGTKAGLVGRNGAGKSTLFRVITGDLGAESGTISIPKNARMGQVKQEAPGTEDSLITIVLSADKERAALLAEAETATDPHRIAEIQMRLVDIDAHSAEARAASILSGLGFDQEAQARPASSFSGGWRMRVALASVLFTEPDLLLLDEPTNYLDLEGTMWLEDYIRRYPHTVIIISHDRDLLNNAVNSIVHLDQKKLTFYRGNYDQFERQKAEADELQMKAKAKNDAARKHLQSFIDRFKAKASKAKQAQSRVKALERMGTVASVIEDHVQPITFPEPEKQPASPIVAISGGAVGYEPGKPILKGLNLRIDNDDRIALLGSNGNGKSTFAKFISGRLAPESGDLRLAPSLKIGFFAQHQLDDLVPNETPVEHVRRLMPTEPEAKVRSRVAQMGLATEKMATAAKDLSGGEKARLLMGLAAFHAPNLLILDEPTNHLDIDSRRALIEALNDYDGAVILISHDRHLIEATVDRLWLVNNGTVTSFEGDMDEYRDLIVASGKKKDDEKQKQSEDQASKADQRKLNADKRASLAPLKKKINEIESLTGKLEKLIQALDAELADPALYEKAPAKAADKAKQRGEAAAKLAAAEEQWLELSAEYEGAMAS; encoded by the coding sequence ATGATCACGATATCAGATATTTCCGCCCGCATCGCCGGCCGTCTGCTTCTCGACCATGCCAGCGTCTCGCTGCCGTCAGGCACGAAGGCCGGGCTCGTGGGACGTAACGGCGCCGGCAAATCCACCCTCTTCCGCGTTATAACCGGTGATCTGGGAGCCGAAAGCGGGACAATATCAATCCCCAAGAATGCGCGCATGGGTCAGGTGAAGCAGGAAGCGCCGGGCACCGAGGATTCGCTGATCACGATCGTGCTTTCCGCCGACAAGGAGCGCGCGGCGCTGCTTGCCGAGGCAGAGACCGCAACCGATCCGCATCGTATCGCCGAAATTCAGATGCGCCTCGTCGATATCGACGCCCATTCGGCGGAAGCGCGCGCCGCCAGCATCCTCTCTGGCCTCGGCTTCGATCAGGAAGCGCAGGCCCGGCCCGCATCCTCCTTCTCGGGCGGCTGGCGCATGCGCGTGGCGCTCGCCTCCGTGCTCTTTACGGAGCCGGACCTGCTGCTGCTCGACGAGCCGACCAACTATCTCGACCTCGAAGGCACGATGTGGCTGGAGGATTATATCCGCCGCTATCCGCACACGGTCATCATCATTAGTCATGACCGTGACCTGCTGAACAACGCGGTCAATTCCATCGTGCATCTCGATCAGAAGAAGCTCACCTTCTATCGCGGCAATTACGACCAGTTCGAGCGGCAGAAGGCGGAAGCCGACGAGTTGCAGATGAAGGCCAAGGCGAAGAACGATGCGGCGCGCAAGCATCTGCAGAGCTTCATCGACCGCTTCAAGGCCAAGGCCTCCAAGGCAAAGCAGGCCCAATCCCGCGTCAAGGCGCTGGAGCGCATGGGCACGGTCGCGTCCGTGATCGAGGATCACGTTCAGCCGATCACCTTCCCGGAGCCGGAAAAGCAGCCCGCCTCGCCGATCGTCGCGATCAGCGGCGGCGCCGTCGGCTACGAGCCAGGCAAGCCGATCCTCAAGGGGCTCAATCTGCGCATCGACAATGATGACCGCATCGCGCTGCTCGGCTCGAACGGCAACGGCAAATCGACCTTCGCGAAATTCATTTCGGGGCGGCTGGCGCCGGAAAGCGGCGATCTGCGCCTGGCGCCCAGCCTGAAGATCGGCTTTTTCGCCCAGCATCAGCTCGACGATCTCGTGCCGAACGAGACACCCGTCGAGCATGTGCGGCGGCTGATGCCGACAGAACCCGAAGCAAAGGTGCGCTCCCGCGTGGCGCAGATGGGCCTTGCGACCGAAAAGATGGCGACGGCCGCGAAAGATCTTTCAGGTGGGGAAAAGGCACGCCTGCTGATGGGGCTTGCCGCCTTCCATGCACCCAACCTCTTGATCCTCGACGAACCGACCAACCATCTCGACATCGACAGCCGCCGCGCGCTGATCGAGGCGCTGAACGATTATGACGGGGCCGTCATCCTGATCTCGCACGACCGGCATCTGATCGAAGCGACCGTCGACCGCCTCTGGCTGGTCAACAACGGCACGGTGACGAGTTTCGAAGGCGATATGGATGAATATCGCGACCTGATCGTTGCTTCCGGCAAAAAAAAAGACGACGAAAAGCAGAAGCAGTCTGAAGACCAGGCATCGAAGGCCGACCAGCGCAAACTCAATGCCGACAAGCGCGCCTCGCTCGCCCCCCTCAAGAAAAAGATCAACGAAATCGAATCCTTGACGGGCAAGCTGGAGAAATTGATTCAGGCACTTGATGCGGAACTTGCGGATCCTGCGCTCTATGAAAAGGCGCCCGCCAAGGCCGCTGACAAAGCCAAGCAGCGTGGCGAAGCAGCAGCCAAACTCGCTGCCGCCGAAGAGCAATGGCTGGAACTCTCCGCTGAATATGAGGGAGCCATGGCGAGCTGA
- a CDS encoding branched-chain amino acid ABC transporter permease yields the protein MAYLLQQLANAVPLAALYATLAFGYSIAFGVTKRADITYGAIIAFAGQILLLFTDMAYNRLWLVLPAAIAVGVCASLIYSVGAGIWIGRFVMQPLASKSPNTVIVAALGMMIVLMETARLASNTRAIWLPPLLNDNVTFWSDGTFKVTLTYIQLLDTVLMCAIIAIGALILKRTVWGRLWRAVIDDPLAAELCGTSASRVFLVSYGAAALVATCCGILATFYYGSMDFGAGLMFGLKVLLIAAVGGYSDPLRSAGGAAGLALVETLWGAYGSFIWRDLAIFSLLVFLLVLSKRERVVL from the coding sequence ATGGCCTATCTTCTGCAGCAACTGGCGAATGCGGTGCCGCTCGCAGCGCTCTACGCCACGCTTGCCTTCGGCTATTCGATCGCTTTCGGTGTCACCAAACGCGCCGACATCACCTATGGGGCGATCATCGCCTTTGCCGGCCAGATTCTGCTGCTGTTCACGGACATGGCCTATAACCGCCTCTGGCTGGTACTGCCGGCGGCGATCGCGGTCGGCGTCTGCGCCTCACTGATCTATTCGGTGGGGGCAGGGATCTGGATTGGCCGCTTCGTCATGCAACCGCTTGCCAGCAAATCGCCGAACACGGTCATCGTCGCCGCGCTCGGCATGATGATCGTGCTGATGGAGACGGCGCGCCTTGCCTCCAATACCCGCGCCATCTGGCTGCCGCCGCTCTTGAACGACAACGTGACCTTCTGGAGCGATGGCACCTTCAAGGTGACACTCACCTATATCCAGCTTCTGGATACGGTCCTGATGTGTGCAATCATCGCGATCGGTGCGCTGATCCTGAAGCGCACGGTATGGGGCCGCCTATGGCGCGCCGTCATCGACGATCCGCTTGCCGCCGAACTCTGTGGCACCAGCGCCAGTCGTGTCTTCCTGGTGTCCTATGGGGCGGCGGCGCTCGTCGCTACCTGCTGCGGCATCCTTGCGACCTTCTATTACGGATCGATGGATTTCGGCGCCGGGCTGATGTTCGGCCTCAAGGTGCTGCTGATCGCAGCCGTCGGCGGCTATTCCGATCCGCTGCGCTCGGCGGGTGGTGCCGCCGGCCTGGCGCTCGTCGAGACGCTCTGGGGCGCCTACGGTTCCTTCATCTGGCGTGACCTCGCCATCTTCTCGCTGCTGGTTTTCCTGCTGGTTTTAAGCAAGCGCGAGCGCGTCGTGCTCTGA
- a CDS encoding molybdenum cofactor biosynthesis protein MoaE, translated as MTIIPTIRVQREDFDLQAEVDRLSKGKPDIGAVVTFSGLCRDEGGTLSALELEHYPGMAEAEMTRIGELAIERFGLKGLTAIHRYGKIVAGENIVLVVAAAPHRQAAFDGANFVMDFLKTSAPFWKKEHHKGGHAGDWIAAKDADDTARDRWK; from the coding sequence ATGACCATCATCCCGACCATCCGCGTCCAGCGCGAGGATTTCGATCTGCAGGCGGAAGTCGACCGGCTCTCCAAGGGTAAGCCCGACATCGGCGCGGTCGTGACCTTCTCCGGCCTCTGCCGCGATGAGGGCGGCACACTTTCTGCGCTCGAACTCGAACATTATCCGGGCATGGCCGAGGCGGAGATGACCCGTATCGGCGAACTCGCCATAGAACGGTTCGGGCTCAAGGGTCTCACCGCCATCCATCGCTACGGCAAAATCGTAGCCGGCGAGAATATAGTGCTGGTCGTCGCTGCCGCGCCGCATCGGCAGGCGGCCTTCGATGGTGCGAACTTCGTCATGGATTTCCTCAAAACATCCGCCCCCTTCTGGAAGAAGGAGCATCACAAGGGTGGGCATGCCGGCGACTGGATCGCGGCAAAGGACGCAGACGACACAGCGCGTGACCGCTGGAAATAA
- the moaD gene encoding molybdopterin converting factor subunit 1 gives MTRLVYFAWVRERIGKGEEEIDLPASVVSVADLLNHLKGLGEEYEMALQYHDVIRVAIDQEHVEHDEPIGGAREIGIFPPMTGG, from the coding sequence ATGACACGGCTTGTCTATTTCGCCTGGGTGCGCGAACGCATCGGCAAAGGTGAGGAGGAGATTGATCTCCCCGCTTCCGTCGTCAGCGTTGCCGATCTTCTGAATCATTTGAAGGGCCTGGGCGAAGAATATGAGATGGCCCTTCAATATCACGATGTGATCCGGGTGGCGATTGACCAGGAGCATGTGGAGCATGACGAGCCGATCGGCGGAGCGCGGGAGATCGGTATTTTCCCGCCGATGACAGGTGGCTGA
- the pgsA gene encoding CDP-diacylglycerol--glycerol-3-phosphate 3-phosphatidyltransferase has translation MASRAYNIPNLLTYGRILAVPLIVVCFFIEGRLSSSDTARWVALWIFIIASITDFLDGYLARIWNQTSNIGRMLDPIADKLLVSAILLLVAADGTIAGWSLWAAIIILCREILVSGLREYLAALKVSVPVTRIAKWKTTLQLVAIAFLLAGPAGDTIFPYTTWTGIALLWIAALLTIYTGYDYFRAGLKHVVDDEE, from the coding sequence ATGGCATCGCGTGCGTATAACATCCCCAATCTCCTCACCTACGGCCGCATCCTGGCGGTGCCGCTGATCGTCGTCTGCTTCTTCATCGAGGGACGGCTCAGCAGCAGCGACACGGCGCGCTGGGTGGCACTCTGGATTTTCATCATCGCCTCGATCACCGATTTCCTCGACGGCTACCTCGCGCGAATCTGGAACCAGACCTCGAATATCGGCCGCATGCTGGACCCGATTGCCGACAAACTGCTGGTTTCCGCCATCCTGCTTCTGGTCGCAGCCGATGGCACGATCGCCGGCTGGTCGCTCTGGGCGGCAATCATCATTCTCTGCCGCGAAATCCTGGTTTCGGGGCTGCGCGAATATCTGGCCGCGCTGAAGGTCAGCGTCCCGGTAACGCGCATTGCCAAATGGAAGACGACGCTGCAACTCGTCGCCATCGCCTTCCTGCTTGCCGGGCCCGCGGGCGACACCATCTTCCCCTATACGACCTGGACGGGGATCGCGCTCCTCTGGATCGCCGCACTTCTGACGATCTATACCGGCTACGATTATTTCCGCGCCGGGTTGAAACATGTGGTGGATGACGAAGAATGA
- a CDS encoding SDR family oxidoreductase: MTQKRLRAALVTGAAKRIGRAIAEDLVADGFSVAIHANGSLAEAEDFVAELRQRGHKAVAIKADLAKIDETEGLVGKACETLGPIDLLVNNASIFLEDSLRKFDAQVWDEHFAVHVRAPSILAAKFAEQLPETAEGLVVNIIDQRVWALRPSFYSYTLSKSALWTATQTMAQALAPRIRVNAIGPGPSIPSERQLQEDFQAQVSALILKRGPELKEFGRTIRFLFETPSITGQMIALDGGQHLAWQTPDVLEIKE, translated from the coding sequence TTGACCCAGAAAAGACTTCGTGCGGCGCTTGTGACGGGTGCCGCCAAAAGAATAGGCCGGGCGATTGCCGAAGACCTTGTTGCTGATGGATTTTCGGTCGCAATCCATGCCAACGGCTCGCTCGCCGAGGCTGAGGATTTTGTGGCGGAATTGCGGCAAAGGGGCCATAAGGCGGTTGCGATCAAGGCCGATCTCGCCAAAATCGATGAGACCGAAGGGCTTGTCGGGAAGGCTTGCGAGACGCTCGGCCCGATCGATCTTCTCGTCAACAATGCGTCGATTTTTCTCGAGGATTCGCTCCGCAAATTCGATGCGCAGGTGTGGGACGAGCATTTCGCCGTCCATGTCCGCGCGCCTTCGATACTCGCCGCCAAATTCGCCGAACAGTTGCCGGAAACGGCCGAGGGGCTCGTCGTCAACATTATCGACCAGCGTGTCTGGGCACTGCGGCCGAGCTTCTATTCCTATACCCTGTCTAAATCGGCGCTGTGGACGGCGACGCAGACGATGGCGCAGGCGCTCGCGCCACGCATCCGCGTCAACGCAATCGGTCCCGGCCCGTCGATTCCGAGCGAGCGGCAATTGCAGGAAGACTTCCAAGCGCAGGTTTCAGCCCTTATCTTGAAGCGAGGACCTGAGCTCAAGGAATTTGGCAGAACGATTCGTTTTCTGTTCGAGACCCCTTCGATCACGGGTCAGATGATTGCACTCGACGGCGGCCAGCATCTCGCGTGGCAGACGCCTGATGTGCTGGAGATCAAGGAATGA